A portion of the Kineococcus endophyticus genome contains these proteins:
- a CDS encoding SDR family NAD(P)-dependent oxidoreductase has translation MTSPFDLTGRRVLVTGATQGLGSDVARTLAAAGCDLVLSARSRDALETLAQALVTEHGTRVEVVPADLADADDTGALAAAALATFGGLDVLVNNAGISVPQRVVDVDAATWDRVLAVNLRAPALLGSRIGRAMAETGRGSIVNVSSVAGSLALAEHFSYSASKAGLLMATKVLALELGPSGVRANSVSPTVVMTEMGQRVWGEEAKAAPMIARIPLGHFAQPSDVSNAVVYLASDASAMVNGVDLTVDGGFSAA, from the coding sequence GTGACATCCCCCTTCGACCTCACCGGCCGCCGTGTCCTGGTCACCGGCGCCACGCAGGGCCTCGGCAGCGACGTGGCCCGCACGCTGGCCGCGGCCGGCTGCGACCTGGTCCTCAGCGCGCGGAGCCGCGATGCGCTCGAGACCCTCGCGCAGGCGCTGGTCACCGAGCACGGGACCCGCGTCGAGGTGGTCCCGGCGGACCTCGCGGACGCCGACGACACCGGGGCCCTCGCGGCCGCGGCCCTGGCGACGTTCGGTGGCCTCGACGTCCTCGTCAACAACGCGGGGATCTCGGTGCCCCAGCGCGTCGTCGACGTGGACGCGGCCACGTGGGACCGCGTCCTGGCCGTGAACCTGCGGGCACCGGCGCTGCTCGGTTCCCGGATCGGCCGGGCCATGGCGGAGACGGGACGCGGGAGCATCGTCAACGTCTCGTCGGTCGCGGGATCCCTGGCCCTGGCCGAGCACTTCTCCTACTCGGCGAGCAAGGCGGGGCTGCTCATGGCGACGAAGGTGCTGGCCCTCGAGCTCGGCCCCTCCGGCGTCCGCGCGAACTCCGTCAGCCCCACGGTCGTCATGACCGAGATGGGGCAGCGGGTGTGGGGCGAGGAGGCGAAGGCGGCACCGATGATCGCCCGGATCCCGCTGGGGCACTTCGCCCAGCCCTCCGACGTCAGCAACGCCGTCGTCTACCTGGCCTCCGACGCCTCGGCCATGGTCAACGGGGTGGACCTCACC